AGACGCGTTGGCCCATGCGGATTCGGCCAACGACCTGCGTCTGATGATCAAGCTGGGTGCCGATGCGGCCGGTTCTGATAAGCTTTCATCCACGGTCGACAAGCTGTCGATCCAGGACGATTAGGAATAGGGGGCCGGAAAATTCGGCCCCGCTTTCCTGTTCGCCGTACGTCCTGCTCTATTGAAGGCGTGACCGGCCCGGTCACGCCTCGATACCCGGCCTTTCCACGCTCGAAAGAACGTCCAGTCTCGAAAGACTTCGCGGTTCTGGAACTTCGTCGTCTTGCAAGAGTCTGCAGTTCGGAAGAGACAGTCTCCAGATAGTCGAAAGACAAGCGATTGTAATAACTAACAATATGCAATCCAAATGGGTTGCCTTAGCATTTGAGGCCAGCGCTGGCTCGTGCGTATACTCGCGTCCCTACGACTTTAGGCGGAGATCCAATAACATGCGAAATAACAAGACCTTGTCACGTGCAATCGTCGCTTCAGCTCTCTCATCAACATTCTGTGCCCCTGCCGTCATGGCTGGTGGTTTTGCATTGAACGAACAGAGCGCCAGCGCGATGGGTGCGGCCAATGCCGGTACCGCAGCCAATCCAGAAAACGCCACAACCGTTTACTTTAACCCGGCGGGCATGAGCCAGCTGTCGGGCACCAATATCTCCTTTGGTGCGGCGGTACTGGACATCGATGCCGAGGCAAAGAAAGAGACGGCGAGTGCGAGGAACACGCTTGGGCAGCCTGTAAGCGGCTCTAATGGCGGCGACATTGCCGATCTCGCTGTTCTGCCGAACTTTTTCATGACCCATGAACTCAACGATACTGTGGATGTGGGCTTTGGCATCCATGCCCCCTACGGTTTGGCGGCAGACTACGAGAACGATTTCGTTGGCCGTTTCTTTGCCGATAAGACCGAGCTGCAAGTGATCTCGTTTAGCCCGTCCATTGCCCTGAATAATGGTGAAGGATTCTCCCTCGGCTTTGGCGTGAACGTACTTTATGCCGAAGGGCGTCTGAGCAAGTATCAGGATTACAGCGGTAACGAAGCGCAGTTGCGCCAGCTGGGCTATGCCGGCCCGGCCCTGGAGCAAGGCTATTTCGATGTCGAAGGCGATGATGTTGGCGCAACCTTCTCCTTTGGCCTGTTGTATGAGCTAACAGAACGTACGCAAATCGGCTTGTCGGGCCAGACAGGGACCGAACTGGAACTGGAGGGGGATGCCAAGCTGTCCAACTTTCCGCAAGTCTCCTTGGGAGCGGGCGGTCTTGACGTCAACGTTGCAAACGTCAGGGAGAATGCGGTTGTGCCGCTCGAGATTCCCGAGAGCCTGACCTTTGGCGTTCGCCACCAGCTCACGGATACCGTCACGCTGCTGGCAGGTGCGACGTGGGCCAAATGGAGTCGCTTCGAAGCGCTCGACGTGGAGAGTGATGAAGAAGGCGGTGCAATCTCTGCCGTTGGCGGTCCCAAATATGGCGACGAAGATATCATTGGCCATGTCTCCGAAAACTGGAAAGACACATGGCAAGTGAACGTCGGTGCCATCTGGCAGGCGACCCCGGAGTGGGCGTTCAAGGCCGGGTACGCGTATGACGAGTCGCCGGTGAACGAGAACTTCCGTACCGCGCGTATTCCATCGGATGATCGCCAGTGGCTCACCCTTGGCACCCAGTACGCCCACGCCCAGTCCGGTTGGACGGTCGATGTCGCAGCCGGTGTTCTGCTGTTCGACGACGTCGACGTCAACGAACAGGAGTATACGGTTGACGACGAG
The window above is part of the Marinobacter nanhaiticus D15-8W genome. Proteins encoded here:
- a CDS encoding OmpP1/FadL family transporter; translation: MRNNKTLSRAIVASALSSTFCAPAVMAGGFALNEQSASAMGAANAGTAANPENATTVYFNPAGMSQLSGTNISFGAAVLDIDAEAKKETASARNTLGQPVSGSNGGDIADLAVLPNFFMTHELNDTVDVGFGIHAPYGLAADYENDFVGRFFADKTELQVISFSPSIALNNGEGFSLGFGVNVLYAEGRLSKYQDYSGNEAQLRQLGYAGPALEQGYFDVEGDDVGATFSFGLLYELTERTQIGLSGQTGTELELEGDAKLSNFPQVSLGAGGLDVNVANVRENAVVPLEIPESLTFGVRHQLTDTVTLLAGATWAKWSRFEALDVESDEEGGAISAVGGPKYGDEDIIGHVSENWKDTWQVNVGAIWQATPEWAFKAGYAYDESPVNENFRTARIPSDDRQWLTLGTQYAHAQSGWTVDVAAGVLLFDDVDVNEQEYTVDDEPAEGAASYSATYELSAWGAAVQVSKAF